The DNA sequence CCTGGGTCTGGGCCTGGTGACGATCTGGCCGGCGACGTTCCTGCTGACCGCGCCGCTGTTCGTCTTTCCGGCTCTGGGCGTGCCGGCCGCGCTGCTGGCCAGTGTTCCGCTGGCGCTGCCGATTGCTGCTGGCATGTCGATCGCCGAGGCGATTGTCATCGGCTCTGTGGTGGCGGGTCTGACCGGGCTGCTGACCGTCCCGGCCGGGGTGGTCGCCGGCGGTCTGCTCGGCGGGCTGACCGGTGCGGGCCTGGGGGTGCTGGTCACCGCCCTGGCCGACGGTGTGCTGGGGGCGACGATCGGCGCAGAGCTGGGCAGCCTTCCTGGTGGTGCGGCAGGCGCGCTGGTCGGCGCGCTCATCGGCGCGCTACGCAGCCTGGAAGTCCACATCGACCCGCCGGTGGCTGACCTGCACTTTGGTGCCGGCGTCGGCGACACCCCGGCACCGGCACCCGCGCCGGCTCCTGCCCCGGAGCCTGCCCTGGTGGAGGTGCCGGCGGCGATGCTGCCCGACTACGCCGTCCACGCCGACACCCCGGCAGATGCCCCGGTGGCCGCCGGGGCCCGGGAACTGGTCGGGGTCTGACGCCCCCACCATTCGCGCCGCCCCCGGAGGGGCACCTGGGGGCGGCAGGGTGTCCACCCAACGACGAGACAGATGCACAAGACACGCAAAGGAGAACACACGTATGACCAGCATTGACGCGACGACCACGGGCACGAGGACCGATTCGCGGTTTACCGCAGATGGCTATGTCCGCCACCGTTTCGGCGACGAGTTCGAGGTGGTGCTGCGGATCAGCCAGCGCATCGGCGACGGGGCGACCGCCCCGGTCATTGAGGACTTCGAACAGGTCAAGGCTTTCATCAAGGACAACCTGACTGGTGCGCAGTGGGATGCGGCGAAGAAGAGGTCGCAGACGATTGCCGCCGAGTGGGCGTCGGAGCAGGCGGACCTGGATTCCCATGCCATGGCCGCCGAGTTCGTTCAGAGTATGTCTGCTGCCGCTGAGTCCGCGCGGGCTGATGGTGAGAAGCGCTCGGGTCTGGCCGGGCTGGCCGGTCTGTTCGGTGGTCGGACTGGTGGGAGCGATGGCCTGGCGGGCCTGGACGTGAAGTTCGCTGAGGCGGCTGCGGAGTCCGAGCGCCGTCGCCGGACCGCGCTGGTGGTCGCTGCCGGCCCGGCGGCGGTGCCTGGGCAGGTGTGGGACCAGGTCCTGGTTTTTGCTGGGCTGGGCGGCGACACCGCGGCCGCCACTGCGGCTGAGGGGGAGGTGGCGTGATGATGGGCGCACCAACTGGTGCAGGGGCTGCAGGCTCCGCGGGTGTGGTGCTGCTGGACCGGGCCGAGACGACTCCGGGGATCCGGCCGGTGGTGGCGGATTCTCCGGTGCCGGCTGGTCTGGAGCGGTTTAACCATCTGGAGGTCGGCCGGTCGAAGCTGGACCGGGCCGGCCGGATCGTCGGCCGGCGGGTTGGCCTGTGGATGGTGCTGGCTGCCGGGCTGGCGATGACGGTGACACCGATGGTGTTTGCCGTGCTGCGGCTGGGCGCGACCACGGGTGTGAGTGTGCCGCTGGTTGGTGCGGCGGCGGTGGTCGTCGGGATCATCGCCGCGCTGGCTCGCCGGTCTGCTGCAGGTAGCGCTGGTGGCCGGGCTGGGTGGTCGGGCCCGGTTGCTGTCGGGGTTGGGGTGGCTATCGCTGTGTGGTGCGCGTCGCTGATGATGTGGGCGGTGATGTCGTAATGGCCACGATCAGTACCACGACGGTGGTCGACAACCTTGATGGCACGGTCCTGTCGGGTCTACCGGATGACCAGGTCGCCCGGATTACGTTTGCGGTGGGTCGGCGGAAGTTCCGGCTGGATCTGACTGCTGACAACGCTGAGGTGTTCCACCGGGACATGGAGCGGTGGACCCGTGTGGCCACACCGGTGGCCGGCCGGCGAGGTGTTGGTTCCAGGTGGTCGGATGGGCTGGACCCGGCGACCCGCAAGGTGGTGCGGGCGTGGGCCGCAGCCCACGGCTACACGGTCAATGCCCACGGGATG is a window from the Corynebacterium bovis DSM 20582 = CIP 54.80 genome containing:
- a CDS encoding Lsr2 dimerization domain-containing protein, encoding MATISTTTVVDNLDGTVLSGLPDDQVARITFAVGRRKFRLDLTADNAEVFHRDMERWTRVATPVAGRRGVGSRWSDGLDPATRKVVRAWAAAHGYTVNAHGMIPRDVVSAWQDATGTSGDDELGQVAS